The Prosthecobacter vanneervenii genome segment GGGCAGAGCGCGGTGGGGGACATCTTCCTGTGGTTTGTGAATCACCTGGTGCCGGACAGCTACGGTGCGAGTGTGGGCGAGAAGTTTGTGAACATGGAGAAGGCGATGGCGGGCCAGAAGCCCGGAGCCACCGGCTTGCTGGCGCTGGACTGGAACAACGGCAACCGCACGATCCTGGTGGATGTGCGGCTGACCGGGCTGCTGCTGGGCCAGACGCTGCACACGGAGGCGCATGAGATCTACCGCGCCTACATTGAAGCGACGGCCTTTGGCGCGCTGACGATCATCAAGCGCGTGGAGGAGTACGGCGTGAAGGTGGAGGAGGTGATCAACACGGGCGGGCTGTCCATCAAGAACGCGACGCTGATGCAGTGCTACGCGGACATCATCGGCAAGCCGATGAAGGTGAGCCAGAGCGAGCAGACCTGCGCGCTGGGCGCGGCGATCTTTGGCGCGGCTGCGGCTGGTGCCGGTGAAGTGGGCGCGCTGCAGGCGAAGGTGACGGCCACGCGCGAGAAGGTGTATTACCCGATCCCGGAAAATCAGGCGGTGTATGCAGAGCTGTATGCGCTGTATCGCACGCTGCACGATGCCTTTGGCACGGCGGAGTGGAGCGGGAAGATCAATCATGTGATGAAGGATCTGCTGGATATCCGGGCGCGGCAGAGCTGAGGTGGGGGCTTGTCTTTGAGCCAAGCCCGGCTAGACTTCTGCAGTGGAAACAGAAACCCTGGCCCGCAAACTTGGCACCACGACGCACCTTTCTCCGCTGCTGATGAAGGCGCGGAGGCTGGGGGTGCGTGTGCCCGAGGATCTGCGTACGCTGGCTGTGCAGCGGGGATGCCGTCACTATTGGCAGGGAGATGAGCCTGCGGGCGAACTTCTCCCGGTTGAGGCTTTTTCAAATGAGGAACTGGCTGTGGCGCTGCTTAGCATCGCGCAGGTTTACGATCCTTATTCGATCCGTTGCGGGGCTGCCATGCTCGGAGCGGAGGGGAATGATCCCCAGGTTCTTGCACGACTTGCGGTTTGGGAGCGCAGCGAGATGGTCGTCGCCTATGTGGCGGAATGCGGTCGGAAATATGAACCGGACAATGCTTTTTGGACTGAACTGCTGGCGCTTCTGCCGACAGTGCCTGCGCCAAAGGATGGCGTGATGCCTCATCCCACTCGTTTCGTGGCGATGAATGGCTACGTGGGGCCAAAAACCACTTTTGAATGGCAGCGCCCACGGCGTTTAGCTGCATGACCAATGCCGAGATCATTGCCTCCACTTTGGATGGTTTGCTCAAGCATTCAAATCCTCCTATGAAGGAACTCATTATCCTGTTTGTATTCAGTAGCCTTGCTTCCAGAGGCATAGAAACGGCCCTGCTTCGACAGCTCTGGCAGCTCAGGCCGGAGTGGGCGGTGGAGCGGAGCATTCCCCGGCATGCATGGGAAAAGTCACGGAACTTTAACTGGCTCAGGCTTTTGATGTGCTTTGACCGACAATTGCACATTACCCCGGAAATGAAGCGGCTGGCAACAATACTGGGCGTTCTTAACTACATCTGCATCCTGTCTCTTGTTCTGATATTCCTTGCCGCCATGCTTTGACTTGGGGTTGCGCATCGTGAGCTGTGCCTCTGAGATCAATCAACGGGCAGAATTCGAAGGCGCTGGGACGCTCGGATTGCAGGCAGGAGTGCCTGCATCACTTGGATTGCCGCAAGCTGGGCACGATTTGTGGCGTTTGGGTTGGGGTCATGATTTCTTTCCGCGCGCTTGCTGCTTTTTCCCTGGTGTTGGCTCCTTCCTTTCTGCTGGCTGAGGACTGGCCGCAGTGGCGTGGGCCGAGGCTGGATGGGACGTCGAAGGACACGGGGTTTCCGGTTTCGGCGGATGGCAGTGTGATCTGGAAGGTGGAACTGCCGGGGAGCGGGCATGCGTCTCCCATCGTGTGGCAGGATCGTGTGTTTGTGGTGTCGGCGCTGCCGGAGACGGAGGCGCGGGTGCTGCTGTGCTTGGACCGTGCGTCAGGCAAGGAGCTGTGGCAGACGGTGGTGCTGAAGGCGCCGACGGAGGGGACGCACAAGCTGAACTCGCTGGCGTCCAGCACGCCGGCCACGGACGGGGAGCGGGTGTTTACGGCTTTCCTCGACAACACGGAGACGGAGGCGACGCGTGCGGCGAATGCGGGGCGGGTGATCCCCAAGGGTGAGGTGCCGAAGGGCACGGTGGTGGTGTCTGCGCATGATTTCAGCGGCAAGCCGGTGTGGCAGGTGCGGCCGGGGCTTTTTTCCAGCAAGCATGGCTTCTGCTCCAGCCCGATCGTGTTTGAAGACAAGGTGATCGTGAACTGCGATCATGATGGCGATGGCTACATCGTGGCGCTGGCGCGCACGGATGGCAAAGAGCTGTGGAGGATCGAGCGGCCGAACAAGACGCGCAGCTACTGCGTGCCGCTGATTCGGGACATCGGCGGACGCACGCAGATGGTGCTGTCCGGCACGATGTGCGTGGCCAGCTATGACCCTCGCACGGGCAAGCAGCTGTGGATCATGGACGGGCCGACGGAGCAGTTTGTGGCGTCGATTGTTTACAGCGAGCAGAGCGGCCTGCTGTACATGACGGGCGGGTTTCCGGAGCACCATCTGCTGGCGATCAAGCCGGATGGCAGCGGGAATGTGACGAACACGCACATCGCGTGGCGCACGAACAAGGGGGTGTCTTATGTGCCGTCTCCGATCATCGAGGGAAGTCATCTGCTGAATGTGTCAGACTCGGGGGTGGCGCACTGCTTTGATGCGAAGTCGGGAGAGATCAAGTGGGAGGAGCGCATGCGCGAGCACCATGCCTCCCTGAGCAGCGCGGAGGGGCGCGTGTATTTCATCAATGACTTTGGCGTGATGCGCGTGGTGCAGCCGGAGAAGAGCTACAAGCTGGTGGCGGAGAGCGAGCTGAAGGAGAAGGTCTTTGCCACGCCGGCGCTGAGCGAGGGGCAGATCTTCATCCGCAGTGACAAGAGCCTGATCTGCCTGGGGAAGCGGAGCGCGAAGACGGCGGCGCGGTGAGGGCGGGGTCACTCCTGCATCCAGTAAAGGACCTGATGTCTGCTCTGAGACACTGCGACTCCTTTGAGGAGTTTATCTCTATTGGTTTCGCCGGGCGCGTGATTTGGTGAGACGTCAAAGAAGACAAAATCGTTCTCGAAGTTGGCGCTATCGATGGGGGCTGACTGATCCCTAAAGCCTGAAGTGAGCCAGGCTTTAGGAAGCATCGCGGATGGAAAAACCGGGGGCTTTTCATTGGGGAGGCCGGAATGCTCAGCGCGCAAACGCTGCTCGATACTGGCCGTTTCAGCGGCGGAAAAAGTCAGCAGCAGCAAAGTGTAGCCGCCATCGACGAAGCCAGGCTGAGAGTAGAATTTGGCGTCGGTTGCTGACGGCGGGATTCGATCTGGGAAATGGGCGAATTTTGCTGGTGTCGCGACTCCGGCGCTTTTCTTTGTCACTCTGCTGATGAAGGCGTCATACTTCTTGATGCTCGTGGTCGGAGACATTGTGTAATAGCAGCATGCGGCGCAGAATGCGAGGAATGCGAGAAACAATGAGCCTGCCACGATGGCTGCCCGTTTAATGAAAAATAAGAAATCCCGCATGGCGGCAAAGCTTATCGCAAATGTTGGCCGCGCATAGGTGTTGTTTTGTGATTGGAGCCAGCTGTGCTGAAAGCATCGGAATATGCAGAGTCAGCGCAAAGACGGCGGCTTGGGGAAGGGGGCGCTGAAGTTTTGATAGCCCAAGAAACGAAAGCTGACATCGTAGTCAGGAGGGAGATCATCTTATGCGAATCACTCTTTCACTGCTCGGTCTAGTGTTTGCCCAACTGACGTATGGAGCGGATGCCCTCACTTATGAGGGCTACGAGCGGGATCGCGTTTTGATTCGGTCCACCTATCGCTTGGTGGAGTCAAAGATTAATGCCTCCAGTGGAGAAGCCGGTCAGGCCGCCCAGCGGATCTTCAAAAACATCAGGTTTGTCGGTCTCACTCGTCAGCAGGTTCTGGGGATTCTCGGGGATCCGAAGACGATCAGCGATTACGGAATCGCGGCAGATGGCGCAGCCGACAGCCCGCTGACCTACCGCTTTGACTCAGGATTCGGCGGATGGGAATACACCCTTCGATTCGCGAAGGGTGTTGTCACGCAAGTGGACGAGCGGGGTTTGAACTGAGTGCATGTGCACAGAGACAGGGGGCTTGACGTGTGGTCGTGGGATGGGTGTGGCGAAAGCCCGCCCGTTCTTCAGCGGGTTGATGGCGCTGTGGCGTACGGACGTCCTCGCGGTCGGGCGGTTTGGCGGAGGGCTTTTTGTGTGTTGGAGAGTGTTTGGTGCGCCAAACACACCCCAACCTACGGCCGGAAAGCGCGGCGCGTGATTTGAGCGCCGGGTTATGGAATCACACCACGTGCAGCTGAAAACGGGGCTCATCATCCGTGAAAGCCCAGCACTCCCGCATCGTCGAGCGTTCTCGATCCATCCGTAAACACGCCGCAGGTGGGGGGATCAAGATGATCCCCCTCCGTCGGCTCGTGCTTCCGCCAGCAAACCCCTTTTTCAGCGCAGCGTGCTATCACTTCTTTTTGGCAGCGGCCTGGCTTGCGGTCATTTTGGCGGCGGCTTTTTCGGCGTCGTTGATGAGTTGCTTGTAATCTTTGACGGTGCCGGAGCCGGTGTGGGCGGCGAGCTGGGTGCCGTCTGGGGCGGCGATGACGACGAAGGGGAGGTATTCGCCGTCGGCTTTGAAGTGGCGGTTGAAGAGATCGAAGGTGCTGAGGTCATCGAAGTCCACGTCGGCGTAGATGTACCGGGTGTCGGAGAGAGGAAGCTCGTTTTTTGTGATCATGCTTTTGAGCTGCTGGCAGTTGCCGCAGTTTTCACGGCCGAGCTGGACGAAGAGGAACTTGCCCTGGGTGCGTGCGGCTTTGATGGCGGCCTTGAGGCTGGTGATGCCGGCGGGTGGGCCGGCGAAGGCGGTGGCGGCGACGAAGAGGGCGAGGGCGGTGAGGAGGGATTTCATGGTGGGAGTTAAAAATTTAAAGTTTCAGGTTTAAAGTTGGATGGCCGCCAAGAGGCGCGAGAGGGAACAAAAAGAAGACGTGGGAAAGAAGTAGAAAAGGCAGGGGTGGGTGCGTTTAGATGGGGCCAACCCATTTTTACAAACATGCTTTTCCGCCCGATCTCTCTGCTTTTCGTTTTGTCTCTGGCTGCCGCTGCGGCGGAGGCTGTGCCTGAGTTTAAGGGCTCGATTGAGCGGCTGGATCCGGCGCTGGATGGGCTGATCGCGCCGGGGACGGGGATCGAGGTGCTGGCGTCGGGCTTTAACTGGTCGGAGGGGCCGGTGTGGCGGGATGGCGGCCTTGTGTTTTCAGATGTGCCGGAGAATACGGTGTTTGGCTGGAAGGAGGGTGACACGGCGGCGAAGGTGGTGCTGAAGCCGAGCGGGAGCCTGAGCGGCGATGGGCAGGGCTCGAACGGATTGCAGGTGGATGCGCAGGGAAATCTCATCCTCTGCCAGCATGGCGAGCGCCGTGTGGCGAGGCTGGAGAAGGACGGGAGCTTCACGCCGCTGGCGGACAAGTATGAGGGCAAGCGCTTTAACAGCCCGAATGATCTGACGATCGCGAAGAGCGGGGTGATCTTTTTCACGGATCCGCCTTACGGCCTGAAGAAGGGTGAGACGCCGGAGCTGCCGCAGCATGGGGTGTACTCGGTGACGCCTGGGGGGAAGGTGTCGCTGGTGGTGGGGGACATCCGCTTTCCGAACGGGATCGCGCTGAGCCCGGATGAGAAGACGCTGTATGTGGCGGTGTCTGACCCGAAGGACACGCGGGTGATGGCGTATGATCTGCAGGCGGATGGCAGCGTGAAGAACGGGCGTGTGTTTTTCAATGCGCAGGGGCTGAAGAGCCCGGAGCGCAAGGGCGGCTGCGACGGGATGAAGGTGGATGCGCAGGGGAACCTCTGGACGACGGGGCCGGGCGGGGTGCTGGTGATCAGCAAAGAGGGCAAGCACCTGGGCAGCATCCTGACAGGGCAGGCGACGGCGAACTGTGCGTTTGGCGGTGCGGACCGCAGCACGCTGTACATCACGGCGGACATGTTTCTGCTGCGGGTGAAGACGCTGGCGAAGGGGCTGTGAGGTGTGGCTGCCCC includes the following:
- a CDS encoding thioredoxin family protein: MKSLLTALALFVAATAFAGPPAGITSLKAAIKAARTQGKFLFVQLGRENCGNCQQLKSMITKNELPLSDTRYIYADVDFDDLSTFDLFNRHFKADGEYLPFVVIAAPDGTQLAAHTGSGTVKDYKQLINDAEKAAAKMTASQAAAKKK
- a CDS encoding PQQ-binding-like beta-propeller repeat protein, which produces MISFRALAAFSLVLAPSFLLAEDWPQWRGPRLDGTSKDTGFPVSADGSVIWKVELPGSGHASPIVWQDRVFVVSALPETEARVLLCLDRASGKELWQTVVLKAPTEGTHKLNSLASSTPATDGERVFTAFLDNTETEATRAANAGRVIPKGEVPKGTVVVSAHDFSGKPVWQVRPGLFSSKHGFCSSPIVFEDKVIVNCDHDGDGYIVALARTDGKELWRIERPNKTRSYCVPLIRDIGGRTQMVLSGTMCVASYDPRTGKQLWIMDGPTEQFVASIVYSEQSGLLYMTGGFPEHHLLAIKPDGSGNVTNTHIAWRTNKGVSYVPSPIIEGSHLLNVSDSGVAHCFDAKSGEIKWEERMREHHASLSSAEGRVYFINDFGVMRVVQPEKSYKLVAESELKEKVFATPALSEGQIFIRSDKSLICLGKRSAKTAAR
- a CDS encoding SMP-30/gluconolactonase/LRE family protein; the encoded protein is MLFRPISLLFVLSLAAAAAEAVPEFKGSIERLDPALDGLIAPGTGIEVLASGFNWSEGPVWRDGGLVFSDVPENTVFGWKEGDTAAKVVLKPSGSLSGDGQGSNGLQVDAQGNLILCQHGERRVARLEKDGSFTPLADKYEGKRFNSPNDLTIAKSGVIFFTDPPYGLKKGETPELPQHGVYSVTPGGKVSLVVGDIRFPNGIALSPDEKTLYVAVSDPKDTRVMAYDLQADGSVKNGRVFFNAQGLKSPERKGGCDGMKVDAQGNLWTTGPGGVLVISKEGKHLGSILTGQATANCAFGGADRSTLYITADMFLLRVKTLAKGL